A genomic stretch from Kovacikia minuta CCNUW1 includes:
- the tnpA gene encoding IS200/IS605 family transposase: MAEQRKGSDTVSRLTVHLVWVTKYRYHVLKGEIQKRCRELIIQICDAEDIKILKGAVSKDHVHLHIEYPPSKAISDIVKRLKGRTSRLLQQEYPELQKRYWGKHFWAIGYGAWSTGNLTEEMVAEYLEHHRQPSNQDQDNFLLE, from the coding sequence ATGGCAGAACAACGAAAAGGGAGCGACACGGTTAGCCGACTGACCGTTCACTTGGTCTGGGTCACGAAATACCGCTACCACGTGCTTAAAGGAGAGATTCAAAAGCGATGCCGAGAACTGATTATCCAGATTTGCGATGCGGAGGACATCAAAATTCTCAAGGGAGCCGTGAGCAAGGATCACGTTCACCTGCACATTGAGTATCCTCCATCAAAAGCAATCAGTGATATTGTCAAGCGGCTCAAAGGCAGAACCTCGCGGCTGTTGCAACAGGAATACCCGGAGTTGCAGAAGCGATACTGGGGCAAGCATTTCTGGGCAATTGGCTACGGAGCTTGGAGTACTGGAAACTTGACTGAGGAGATGGTAGCGGAGTATTTGGAGCATCATCGGCAACCGTCGAATCAGGATCAGGATAACTTCTTGCTGGAGTAA
- a CDS encoding IS5 family transposase, with amino-acid sequence MAYSSSLTDAEWEILEPLLPQILPKKKRTRPCDWTKREIIDGILYQLKNGCNWEDLPKDLPPYSTVYWHYKQWREAGVIEKLMGVLHGQVREQVKKKPKWTRLIIIDSQAVKNTCNASVDSKGFCFYKATNGIKRHLAVDTLGFPFFTHCTKADVSDDLGLLEMLTLNIDYFKSKPVNIPKITILLDHGYHIDALIEALEQVYPQIMTKIRFERSTKPSKQEKAAQGKSGFVPAVARWVIERSNAWMERCKSLVKNFERTLSHAETKINLCFVRLMLKRLAATS; translated from the coding sequence ATGGCATATTCGAGCAGTCTCACTGATGCAGAATGGGAAATTCTTGAACCGCTGTTGCCTCAGATATTACCCAAGAAGAAACGGACCCGACCCTGCGATTGGACGAAGCGGGAGATCATTGATGGCATCCTTTATCAACTCAAGAACGGTTGCAATTGGGAAGACTTACCCAAAGACTTACCTCCCTACTCGACGGTGTATTGGCACTACAAGCAGTGGCGGGAAGCTGGGGTGATCGAGAAACTGATGGGAGTATTGCATGGACAGGTGCGGGAACAGGTTAAAAAAAAGCCCAAATGGACGAGGTTAATCATCATTGACTCGCAAGCGGTGAAGAATACTTGCAATGCCAGTGTAGACTCAAAGGGCTTCTGTTTTTACAAAGCGACCAATGGGATTAAAAGGCACCTGGCTGTTGATACGCTTGGGTTTCCCTTTTTCACTCATTGCACAAAAGCTGATGTTTCCGATGATCTGGGATTGCTTGAGATGTTGACGCTCAACATTGACTATTTCAAGTCAAAACCTGTTAACATTCCCAAGATTACCATCTTGCTCGACCACGGCTATCACATTGATGCTTTGATTGAAGCATTGGAGCAGGTTTATCCTCAAATTATGACGAAAATCAGGTTTGAGCGTTCAACCAAACCCTCGAAACAAGAGAAAGCAGCGCAAGGAAAATCTGGATTTGTCCCAGCAGTCGCAAGATGGGTCATCGAACGATCCAATGCTTGGATGGAGCGGTGTAAAAGTTTGGTTAAAAACTTTGAGCGCACCCTATCTCATGCGGAAACTAAGATTAACCTCTGCTTTGTCAGGCTAATGCTGAAGCGGCTTGCAGCTACTTCCTGA
- a CDS encoding alpha/beta fold hydrolase translates to MGSIFQKPPTGGFAVKLRQMFADFLPSSVVEIHDAAAIALLQRTQRRVVPMPCQQSATVCSCEIATAYAYSAPAPSLASDAAPILLLHGFDSSLLEFRRLLPWLVGNHEIWVIDLLGAGFTEHVPSLTINPQNIRRHLLSVLESWITQPVTLVGASLGGAVAIDFALHHPNWVRSLVLIDSVGFSGGFPIGQFLPNSLIDLGVDWLYFRKHAALNAALTLPLVDPTLIDALRCSLLHQEMLGWKAAIASFTQSGGYINLAERITEIPHPTLILWGEGDDVLGTADATQFKQAISSSQLIWIPQARHVPHFEQPPVVATHLLTFSREIGR, encoded by the coding sequence ATGGGTTCTATATTCCAGAAACCTCCTACTGGGGGCTTTGCTGTAAAGTTGAGACAAATGTTTGCCGATTTCCTGCCGTCCTCCGTTGTTGAGATTCACGATGCAGCGGCGATCGCTTTGCTGCAACGCACTCAGCGTCGTGTCGTTCCGATGCCATGCCAACAAAGCGCGACGGTATGTTCCTGCGAGATTGCGACGGCTTATGCCTATTCCGCTCCGGCTCCATCCCTTGCCTCAGATGCTGCACCGATTTTACTGCTGCATGGATTTGACAGTTCCTTGTTAGAATTTCGGCGATTGCTCCCCTGGCTTGTGGGCAATCACGAAATTTGGGTAATCGATCTTCTGGGTGCTGGATTCACGGAACACGTTCCCAGCCTTACCATTAATCCTCAAAATATTCGCCGCCATCTGCTGAGCGTCCTGGAATCCTGGATCACTCAACCTGTGACGCTGGTTGGAGCCTCTTTAGGAGGGGCAGTGGCGATCGATTTTGCTTTGCATCATCCAAACTGGGTGCGATCGCTCGTTCTAATTGATAGTGTTGGCTTTTCTGGTGGGTTTCCAATCGGGCAATTTCTTCCAAATTCGCTAATCGATCTGGGTGTAGATTGGCTGTATTTTCGCAAACACGCTGCCCTCAATGCTGCTCTGACCCTACCACTGGTAGACCCAACGCTCATTGATGCTTTGCGTTGTTCTCTGCTGCATCAAGAGATGCTGGGGTGGAAAGCGGCGATCGCTTCCTTTACTCAGAGTGGTGGCTACATAAACTTAGCGGAGCGTATTACTGAAATCCCTCATCCCACGTTGATTTTATGGGGAGAAGGGGATGATGTTTTAGGAACGGCGGATGCAACCCAATTTAAGCAGGCGATTTCAAGCAGTCAATTGATCTGGATTCCGCAAGCGAGACATGTGCCTCACTTTGAGCAACCCCCAGTTGTTGCAACCCATCTGTTAACCTTCTCAAGGGAGATTGGACGTTGA
- a CDS encoding bifunctional diguanylate cyclase/phosphodiesterase has product MNDLASQLVNEISDRITQQTNCYLKTPQDITSLNSSAVKSNILNLNNFQATGHYFWQQVQNSDVDYVAFGAANGKYIGAGYVDQQNLVIDEVSSTRTGGDLHSYQTDQQGNRLRIVQTLKKWDHRLEAGYSDIVQANKPAWSQIYQWEDGSGILSISAGHPIYNATGRFLGVLSADIRLTTLSTFLRTLKIGQNGRAFILERNGFLVASSSNEPLATKQGEATERLLATQSRDPLIQNTAKYLLHQFGDFAKLQPSSQPNVNRFGQREFVRITPFTDKFGLDWWIVVVVPETDFMAQIYSSTYTTVLLCILALMVAIAMGLTTSHYLIRPILKMVGAAGALSEGQWEQRIPDSKLQEIGLLAKAFNSMAKQLQDSFSKLHYSAYHDALTNLMNRAAFIKHLEEAFSKYQHNNQYLFGVLFLDLDSFKVVNDSLGHIIGDELLMAASHRIQNCLPANALAARFGGDEFIILLSGIVGLDEARNVAEQISEALSQPFNLRGYEIFTSASIGIVLSTAQQTTSEDLLRDADIAMYHAKSQGKACYGVFDVLMHNRSKERLQLEMDLRHALKKEQFEVYYQPIISSNSRTIAGFEALVRWQHPTKGMVPPNQFIPLAEETGLIVQLGQWVLSESCRQLSLWQRQYPECCSFFISVNLSVRQLLQPDLLEQVMQILQDTGLAPGSLKLEVTESTIINNVEVAGSKLESLQKEGIQISVDDFGTGYSSLSQLHHLPISVLKIDRSFVRQMMHDEGCFEITKTVIHLYHGLGIAVVAEGVETQEQFEQLQQFNCEFHQGYLFSPALPATEVEKRFLSQLTKLRY; this is encoded by the coding sequence GTGAATGATTTAGCAAGCCAACTGGTGAATGAGATTAGCGATCGAATTACCCAACAAACCAACTGTTACCTCAAAACGCCTCAAGATATTACCTCCCTCAATAGCAGCGCGGTTAAATCTAACATTCTTAACCTCAATAATTTTCAAGCTACCGGCCACTACTTTTGGCAACAGGTTCAGAATTCTGATGTAGATTATGTTGCATTTGGCGCAGCGAATGGTAAATACATTGGGGCGGGGTATGTCGATCAGCAGAATCTGGTGATTGATGAAGTTTCAAGCACACGAACTGGTGGCGATTTGCATTCGTATCAAACGGATCAACAGGGAAACCGACTCCGAATTGTTCAAACGCTTAAAAAATGGGATCATCGGCTAGAAGCAGGCTATAGCGATATTGTCCAAGCCAACAAACCCGCCTGGAGTCAGATTTATCAATGGGAAGATGGATCTGGAATCCTCTCGATCTCAGCAGGGCATCCAATTTATAACGCTACAGGCAGATTTCTGGGAGTTTTAAGTGCAGATATACGGCTCACAACTCTGAGTACGTTCCTGCGTACACTCAAAATTGGACAAAATGGCAGAGCATTTATTCTCGAACGCAATGGTTTTTTGGTTGCAAGCTCCTCAAATGAACCACTGGCTACGAAGCAAGGGGAAGCAACAGAACGGTTACTTGCTACCCAAAGTCGCGATCCCCTGATTCAAAACACCGCGAAGTATCTACTGCATCAATTTGGGGATTTTGCAAAGCTACAACCATCATCTCAACCAAATGTCAATCGTTTTGGGCAGCGAGAATTTGTACGGATAACTCCGTTTACGGATAAATTTGGTCTCGACTGGTGGATTGTTGTTGTTGTGCCAGAAACAGACTTTATGGCACAGATCTATTCCAGTACTTACACCACAGTTTTGCTATGCATCCTTGCTCTCATGGTTGCGATCGCAATGGGGTTAACAACTTCACACTATCTGATTCGGCCTATCCTAAAAATGGTTGGTGCCGCTGGAGCTTTATCAGAAGGACAGTGGGAACAACGGATTCCTGATTCAAAATTGCAGGAGATTGGGTTACTTGCCAAAGCATTTAACAGCATGGCAAAACAATTACAAGATTCCTTCAGTAAGCTGCATTATTCTGCTTATCATGATGCGCTGACAAATTTAATGAATCGAGCGGCATTCATCAAACACCTTGAGGAAGCCTTTTCAAAATATCAACATAACAATCAATACTTGTTTGGCGTATTATTTCTTGATTTAGACAGCTTTAAGGTTGTTAATGACAGTTTGGGACACATTATTGGAGATGAACTGCTAATGGCTGCCAGCCATAGAATCCAAAATTGTTTGCCTGCCAATGCTTTGGCAGCAAGATTTGGAGGGGATGAATTTATCATCCTACTGTCAGGAATTGTTGGTTTAGACGAAGCAAGGAACGTTGCGGAGCAAATTTCGGAAGCATTAAGCCAGCCCTTTAATTTAAGAGGATATGAGATTTTTACAAGTGCCAGTATTGGTATCGTTTTAAGTACAGCACAACAAACTACATCAGAAGATCTGTTGAGAGATGCTGACATAGCAATGTATCATGCAAAATCCCAGGGCAAGGCTTGTTATGGGGTCTTTGATGTTCTAATGCATAACCGAAGTAAGGAACGCTTACAGCTAGAAATGGACTTGAGACATGCGCTCAAAAAAGAGCAGTTTGAAGTGTATTACCAACCGATTATTTCTTCAAATTCTCGAACGATCGCAGGTTTTGAAGCCTTAGTGCGTTGGCAGCATCCAACGAAAGGAATGGTTCCCCCCAATCAATTTATTCCCCTCGCCGAAGAGACTGGTCTAATTGTGCAGCTTGGTCAATGGGTGCTATCAGAATCCTGCCGCCAACTGTCACTTTGGCAACGTCAATATCCTGAATGTTGTTCCTTTTTTATAAGTGTTAATCTGTCTGTTAGGCAGTTACTTCAGCCCGATCTGCTAGAGCAAGTGATGCAAATTCTACAAGATACCGGGCTTGCTCCAGGTTCTTTAAAGTTAGAAGTTACTGAAAGTACAATCATCAACAATGTTGAGGTTGCTGGTTCTAAATTGGAGAGTTTGCAAAAAGAAGGGATTCAAATTAGTGTTGACGATTTTGGCACAGGTTACTCATCCCTCAGCCAACTTCATCATTTACCAATTAGCGTTCTCAAAATCGATCGTTCATTTGTTCGTCAAATGATGCATGATGAGGGATGCTTTGAAATTACGAAAACGGTGATTCACTTGTACCATGGTTTAGGGATTGCTGTAGTAGCCGAAGGCGTTGAAACGCAAGAGCAATTTGAACAATTACAACAATTCAATTGTGAATTTCATCAGGGATATTTATTCTCTCCTGCTTTACCAGCAACCGAGGTCGAAAAACGGTTTCTTTCGCAACTGACTAAACTACGTTACTGA
- a CDS encoding Uma2 family endonuclease, producing the protein MTTLLIKTKLNPITVQLSDSQQMTKEQFYHFCQINRDLHIERTASGEVIIMSPAFSDTGNRNFNLAVQLGIWAEQDGSGIGFDSSAGFTLPNGATRSPDVSWVKLERWNALSLEEQNSFAPLCPDFVVELRSASDSLQSLQEKMQEYIANGALLGWLIDRKNCKVHIYRPDVPVEILENPDLISGDPLLPGFALEMGKVW; encoded by the coding sequence ATGACAACGCTGCTAATTAAAACTAAATTGAATCCGATTACGGTGCAGTTGTCTGACAGCCAACAAATGACAAAGGAGCAGTTCTATCATTTCTGCCAGATTAACCGAGATTTACACATCGAACGGACTGCAAGCGGAGAAGTGATTATCATGTCACCTGCCTTTTCTGATACAGGCAATCGTAACTTTAACCTTGCAGTCCAACTGGGTATTTGGGCTGAGCAAGATGGGTCTGGGATTGGGTTCGACTCCAGTGCTGGGTTTACTCTCCCCAATGGAGCAACCCGTTCTCCGGATGTATCCTGGGTCAAGCTGGAACGGTGGAATGCGCTTTCTCTAGAAGAACAAAACTCCTTTGCTCCCCTCTGTCCAGATTTTGTGGTGGAGTTGCGATCGGCGAGTGATTCGCTCCAGAGCTTACAGGAAAAAATGCAGGAATATATTGCAAATGGTGCTTTGTTGGGTTGGCTGATCGATCGCAAAAACTGCAAGGTTCACATCTACCGTCCCGATGTTCCAGTGGAAATATTGGAGAATCCCGATCTCATCAGTGGCGATCCGCTCCTACCGGGATTTGCGTTAGAGATGGGCAAAGTCTGGTAA
- a CDS encoding transcriptional regulator, which produces MANSPHRSASNPPALADLSGSLRQSNPNSASSLAATEDHAATWDVEVTSVDGAPSLPSTSDDAPWAKIVQDVLTPAYLQSLIQLLRDHSSLPELVTAQLFQHLLNVYKDKVEMVVQEQGIEAIDTSLPHFKVIANRKQNTKRLELVFDNDRIKTYLKNSLFEFFTHAGIWKEFAKVVGTNLVVWAIEDLENTLGPQAFRALSDHEIGQAISNRLGELDPSFLLERGEVLGQIHCQDIAKKIIEGFNLPQCSIQDLEKLLGLKQRPLFSTETNLEFDPIAVLPTSIPIASSIRAQLRPDLWQQNADQTAVFHYRSKSNPSNYIEHFITNPGDIEMLPWEAAEQIINKFGFDTVKLQLIFASRTMEEAEPWNNAFTLRASDIIQLLGWDKNHNTSLSEKRTSVASTAYALSCLLVKSVWVEGRGKRKVDASTPIGRMWDVLIDVHGQFDWVTGKIERPEEVYITVSPGLWTKHFLNRAGSRAKEALHQFGYLARDILKIDPYHNEMALRLAIQLTLDSRIRVRNQHPYDYRVGSLLEEVLIKAEIDRATQDKYKARDLKNRWNSALKLLMSLGWQIEFDPETYPDWLRPDSQCSQTRRLA; this is translated from the coding sequence ATGGCGAATTCACCGCACCGCTCTGCATCCAACCCGCCTGCGCTCGCTGATCTGTCTGGGAGCCTCAGGCAGTCCAACCCAAATTCTGCATCGTCCCTGGCAGCCACCGAAGACCATGCTGCGACCTGGGATGTGGAAGTGACGAGTGTGGATGGAGCGCCATCTCTCCCTTCTACCAGTGACGACGCTCCCTGGGCAAAGATTGTTCAGGATGTGCTGACTCCCGCCTATTTGCAAAGCCTGATTCAGCTTCTGCGGGATCACTCTTCTTTACCAGAACTGGTGACAGCGCAACTGTTTCAACATCTGCTGAATGTCTATAAAGACAAAGTAGAAATGGTTGTGCAGGAGCAGGGAATTGAGGCGATCGATACCAGCCTTCCGCATTTCAAGGTCATTGCCAATCGGAAACAGAACACCAAACGGCTGGAACTTGTTTTTGACAACGATCGAATTAAAACCTATCTGAAGAATTCGCTGTTTGAGTTTTTCACCCATGCGGGAATTTGGAAAGAATTTGCCAAGGTTGTGGGAACGAACCTGGTCGTTTGGGCAATTGAAGACCTGGAAAATACCTTAGGACCGCAGGCGTTTCGGGCATTGTCTGACCACGAAATTGGGCAAGCAATCAGCAATCGTCTGGGTGAGCTTGATCCATCTTTTCTGCTGGAGCGGGGGGAAGTTCTGGGACAAATTCACTGCCAAGATATTGCTAAAAAGATTATCGAAGGATTTAACTTACCCCAATGCTCCATCCAGGATCTGGAGAAATTGCTGGGTTTGAAGCAGCGTCCCCTCTTTAGTACGGAAACAAATCTGGAATTTGATCCAATCGCCGTTCTGCCCACGTCAATTCCGATCGCCAGTAGTATCCGCGCCCAGCTTCGTCCCGACCTCTGGCAGCAGAACGCCGATCAGACCGCTGTGTTTCACTACCGCAGCAAAAGCAATCCTAGCAACTATATTGAGCATTTCATCACCAACCCCGGTGATATCGAAATGCTACCCTGGGAAGCTGCCGAGCAAATTATCAACAAATTTGGATTTGATACCGTCAAACTTCAGTTGATTTTTGCTTCCCGCACGATGGAAGAAGCCGAACCCTGGAATAACGCCTTTACCCTCAGAGCGAGCGACATCATTCAGCTTTTGGGCTGGGACAAAAACCACAATACCAGCCTGTCTGAGAAACGGACTTCTGTTGCCAGCACAGCTTACGCCCTGTCCTGTTTACTGGTGAAGTCGGTTTGGGTAGAAGGCAGGGGAAAACGAAAGGTGGATGCCAGCACACCGATCGGCAGAATGTGGGATGTGTTGATTGATGTGCATGGGCAGTTTGATTGGGTGACGGGCAAAATCGAACGACCGGAAGAGGTTTACATCACCGTTAGCCCTGGTTTATGGACGAAACATTTTCTCAATCGGGCAGGCAGTCGGGCAAAGGAAGCGCTGCACCAATTTGGCTATCTTGCCCGTGACATTCTAAAAATTGATCCCTACCACAATGAGATGGCGCTGCGATTGGCAATTCAACTCACGCTCGACTCCCGCATCCGTGTGCGAAACCAACATCCCTACGATTATCGGGTGGGTAGTTTGCTGGAAGAGGTGCTGATTAAGGCAGAAATTGACCGGGCAACCCAGGATAAATACAAAGCCCGCGACCTCAAAAACCGTTGGAATAGTGCGCTGAAACTCTTGATGAGTCTGGGTTGGCAAATTGAGTTTGATCCGGAAACCTACCCTGATTGGTTGCGTCCCGACAGCCAATGCTCCCAAACCAGACGATTGGCGTAA
- a CDS encoding helix-turn-helix domain-containing protein: MIRKPTLIGCVPTANAPKPDDWRKIRVIDRLLQAKVTIKPPHPIPVLLEKIKEPKKSKPMEVAPAAELTGEEIQQARETQGWSRKELGGFLNLSADYIGKLERGDRSITPELEARLRKLLHL, translated from the coding sequence TTGATCCGGAAACCTACCCTGATTGGTTGCGTCCCGACAGCCAATGCTCCCAAACCAGACGATTGGCGTAAAATCCGCGTCATCGATCGCCTGTTGCAAGCCAAGGTCACCATTAAGCCCCCCCACCCGATCCCGGTGCTGCTGGAAAAGATCAAGGAACCGAAGAAATCAAAACCGATGGAGGTGGCACCTGCGGCGGAGTTAACTGGGGAGGAAATTCAACAAGCGCGGGAAACCCAGGGTTGGAGCCGTAAGGAGCTGGGTGGTTTCCTGAACCTGAGTGCCGACTATATTGGCAAGCTGGAACGGGGCGATCGCAGCATCACACCCGAATTGGAAGCCAGACTCAGAAAGCTCCTGCATCTTTGA
- a CDS encoding MinD/ParA family ATP-binding protein, whose amino-acid sequence MAKIVSVHSFRGGTGKSNTTSNLAAMIAVQGYRVGIVDTDIQSPGVHALFGLTEANLENALNDYLWGKCEIEDAAYDVSHTLQPNSPVSSNSALYLVPSSIKAVEIARILNEGYNVQLLNDGFRKLIQTLKLDYLLIDTHPGINEETLLSIAMSDLLVLILRPDTQDYQGTAVAVDIARELEVPKMLLVVNKALSKFDFEELRQKVQTTYEVPVAGVFPLCEEMVELASSGLFCFHYPNHPWALEIHRVAQQVLK is encoded by the coding sequence ATGGCTAAAATTGTTTCCGTTCACTCGTTTCGAGGTGGCACTGGTAAATCCAATACCACCAGTAACCTGGCAGCTATGATCGCCGTGCAGGGTTACCGAGTTGGAATTGTGGATACGGACATTCAATCGCCCGGTGTGCATGCTCTATTTGGATTGACGGAAGCGAATCTGGAAAATGCGCTGAATGATTATCTTTGGGGCAAATGCGAGATCGAAGACGCAGCTTACGATGTCAGTCATACCCTCCAACCGAACTCACCAGTTTCATCTAACAGTGCGCTGTATCTGGTTCCTTCCAGCATCAAAGCGGTCGAGATTGCGCGGATTTTGAATGAGGGTTATAACGTTCAACTTCTGAATGACGGATTTCGTAAACTCATCCAAACGCTCAAGTTAGATTACCTGCTGATCGATACCCACCCCGGCATTAACGAAGAAACCCTCCTGTCGATCGCCATGTCCGATCTGCTCGTTCTAATCCTGCGTCCTGACACCCAGGATTACCAGGGAACTGCCGTTGCCGTTGATATTGCCCGCGAACTGGAAGTTCCCAAAATGCTGCTGGTGGTCAACAAGGCATTATCCAAGTTTGATTTTGAAGAACTCCGGCAAAAAGTTCAAACCACCTATGAAGTCCCCGTTGCCGGGGTTTTTCCTCTCTGCGAGGAGATGGTTGAACTGGCAAGTAGTGGTTTATTCTGTTTTCACTATCCCAATCATCCCTGGGCATTGGAGATTCATCGGGTCGCCCAACAGGTCTTAAAGTAG